AAGGTCAAAGCGAAGTACGATCCGCAGAACCTCTTCAACAACGCACAGAGCATCCCGGTCGCGATGCCTTGACGCCTGGCGCGAGCTATTCATGCGGCACTTCACGCTCGTGCTTTGACCTCCGCGAACTCGACGACGTAGCTGCCGGGACAGGTGATCTTCAATCCCATTACCAGCGCGCTGGCCTCTCGAACGGCATCATCGGAAGTCATCGATACGCCAGGCGGAATGACTAGCGCACCGATGGTCGCATCGAGGTTGAACCCGGCTTCGTCCAATGCACGCATGTACGACGATTCGATCAACTTGTTGCAGAGCGCCGAAACTTCGTCCATGTCGGCGAGGTCGGGGCACACGACCACGAATTCGTGATCCCCGGACCGGTGCACGACGTCCCCTTCGCCAACGCTTGCGCTGAACCGTTGCGCGTCCGCCATAAGGGCGGCGTCGGCCCGAGCGTGCCCGCCCATCGTGTTCACTGCCTTGAGCCCGTCCAAGGAAATTACGAGCACGGCGAGGGACCGGTCCCTGCTGCGCTGATCAAGCAGGATGTCCAACCGGTTGTACAGCCATCGGCGGTTGGGCAGGCCGGTCAGGGGGTCGATCAGTGAGCGTTCCTGGAGCAGCGACTCACGTTGCTCGGCTACGTGAGCAAGGTAAAGCGCCAATACTGCAATCAGGATCAAGCCGACCAGGCGGATCCAGTAGTCGGTGTTGATCACGTAATCATCGAGATAGAAGAGGCCCAGCGTCAAGAGCAAGCCCCATGCGATCAGTAGGCCGGTACGGCGAGGGACGGCGAACGCTGCCGACGCCACCACCGGGACCCACATGATCGGTAGAAGAACCTCCTCCGGCAGAAGGATGTCCACGGCCGCGATAGCCAGCATCAGTCCTGCGAATACCCACGAACTCCACTTGGCCATGACTCACCCTAGATCCGGAAACCAGCAAAAACTAGCCGCAGGCTCTGTCCTCAGGAACTCCGAACCCGACCCGAACATAAGCGACGCGCGGCACCGCTCGCTTGCGAATCGTCCGGCGCCCTACTTTGGCGGGGCGGCTCGTGGGGCGTCGAAAACGGTAATGACGAAGATCTTGTGATCTCCCGCGTCAGCCTTGCGTTCGACCGTGTAGCCGACGCCGGAGTACACGTAGACGCGTTGTCCGGGTTGGGGCCACGTGTGATTCCAACTCGGCTGCCGCACGCCGTCAACAGTGAGATACCCGAGCACAAACGGTTCGCCCTTGTACGAGTTCACGAAGGTTACGTTCGACAGGTCCGCGTTTGCTTTCGTATGGTCAGTGGCGATCGCGGCCCAAATCATGGTGGCGGGCACGTTCGGAAGCGGAACGCTCGACGCATTCATATCCTGACGAGGCTGCAGGAGCTTCGTATTGTGCTCCTCCTTGAAGAAGCCCAACCATGCGATGCTCGCGGCGACCGGCCACGATGAGTGGTTGGAGATCGTCAGGTTGATGGACTTCTTGAACGTGATCGGTGGAACTGGCAGGTCTTTGACCAGCTTCTTTGCTTTCGCATCCACCGTCGGCGAAGGCATAGGAATGGGCTGCGCTTTCTCCGACGCGACGGTCGGCGCAGGCTCGTCGACCGAGAGCGACGTGTCCGCCGAACAGCCTGCGACGCCTAACAAGGCAGCCGCGGCAACCAGTGCCGACATGCGCCCCGAACTGTTGAGCTTGTGTCGCATGAGGACTCCTCAATAAACAACCTGGTCTTGCCTGAACCCTGCGACTGGGTCATACCTGCGGTGACGCAGATGATCATTGAACGTGCGATGCACGCAACGGCCAACAAAGAAAGTCTCAAGTGAGTCGTTATTGCGGGTCAAAGTGCGTCTCGTCGCCTCGGTCGATTTGCGGCGGTCCGCCATCGGACACGTTGTCGGTCCAACTCCTTCCGTCCCACCACCGCCAGCGAAACCTACGAGTCGGATCCGCCTGCCAGCTTGCGGGCGCCTGACTGCCGGTGCTCGCGCCCGGCACCTCCGAGCCACCCCCACTGGCCGCGTTGCGCTTGCGACGTCCTCGGACAATCAAGATCACGACGAGGACCACGATCCCGGCGACGATGAGCAGAAACGCGAGCGCCACGAGCAGTGACCCGATGACAACGGGTGCGTAGCTTTCCGGGTTGCAACCGGGCAGGCTCGGGTCGCAAGTATCCGCGAGCGTGGAGAATGGCGTCATGATCGCTCAGCCTAACGCTACGCCGCAGTGAGCAGAACCCGTCGAACAAGGTTGACGTGAGCGCGCCGCTATATGTGGAAGCCCTTGCGCTGACCTTGGCAGTCGAAACGCCGATCTACTGTCTCTTGCTCACCCACTTTGTTGGTGTGCGCCTACGGGAAGCGCTTGCAGCGGCGATCGTCGTCAACCTGGTGAGCCATTTGCTGTTCACCTTCGTGCTTGTGCCTGCTGTAGGGCAATATGTCTCGTCAGTCGGTGCCGTGCTCGTGGGTGAAGTTGTCGTGTGCGCGCTCGAAGCGGGATTGCTCTTTGTTTGGCTCCGTCGCGACCTACTTGTAGTAATCGCTGCTTCATTGATCGCAAATGGCTGCTCACTCGCCGCCGGGCTGATTCTGTTCTCATTGGTTCCGCCGTCATGAGGACGTCACCCAACGAGACAATAGGCCTGATTCGAGCGGCACCGATTGCCGACTCCCAGACCGCCGCGCGGAGTATGGGTTTCAGCGCTTGTCTACCCGTCTCGCTATTCATTTGTGTCAAGGCGCAAAGGACTAAACTCGCGCGAGACTGCGTTTGGTAGCAATGGCTACTTATCGCGGCAGTCATGGTTTGGGGAGTCCGTGGGCAGCGCAAGAGGCCAAGCACCGACGGCTAGCACGCTTCCCACCCTGTGGTCTGAGGTTGCTGCACAGTTGCGGGTGGCGATACGCCCGCCTTTCGACATTCTGGGTGCTGTCGTGGTCAACACGACAATATTGCTATTCGGATGGTTCTTGCTCGGCCCAAGATCTGTGACGAATACCGAGTCCCTGGCCTTCCTACCGTTCGCGATCGCGGTCTGGGCCTTCGCAGATGTATCAGCAACAAACGTTCTCGGTGCCAACCCAGCCCAGACTCTGGCAGCACTTGACCAACCCCCTGTCCTGCGCAGAAGGTTCACAGTGCGCCACCTAACACTTGTGATCCTCATATCACCAGCATGCGTCGCTCTGTCGCTGTTGCTGGCGCCCAGCTTGGGGCGGCCCCTGACTGCGCTGGCGGTGGCATTAGCTGTGGTGGCGATGCCGTTTGGTTTCTTCGGTCTTGCCTCCGTTGCCGGTGCGTTGTTCCCCTATCACCCGATCCCGTTGCGCCAACGCATACGTCGTCGCGGCACATGGCCACGTTGGTTCGCTGCGCTAGGCGCACCGGTACTTGTCGCCTTCCCGGCCGCAGTCTTGACGCTGCTGGTTCCCGCGCTGCTGTTCCGTCTGTTCGTCTTCGATGAAACCCTGCCAGGTTCTGTCTTCAATCCCGACTTTGTCTTCGGAGTCGAGAATTACCTCAGGCTCAC
This Candidatus Nanopelagicales bacterium DNA region includes the following protein-coding sequences:
- a CDS encoding DUF2510 domain-containing protein, which gives rise to MTPFSTLADTCDPSLPGCNPESYAPVVIGSLLVALAFLLIVAGIVVLVVILIVRGRRKRNAASGGGSEVPGASTGSQAPASWQADPTRRFRWRWWDGRSWTDNVSDGGPPQIDRGDETHFDPQ
- a CDS encoding GGDEF domain-containing protein, which produces MAKWSSWVFAGLMLAIAAVDILLPEEVLLPIMWVPVVASAAFAVPRRTGLLIAWGLLLTLGLFYLDDYVINTDYWIRLVGLILIAVLALYLAHVAEQRESLLQERSLIDPLTGLPNRRWLYNRLDILLDQRSRDRSLAVLVISLDGLKAVNTMGGHARADAALMADAQRFSASVGEGDVVHRSGDHEFVVVCPDLADMDEVSALCNKLIESSYMRALDEAGFNLDATIGALVIPPGVSMTSDDAVREASALVMGLKITCPGSYVVEFAEVKARA